In the Primulina tabacum isolate GXHZ01 chromosome 15, ASM2559414v2, whole genome shotgun sequence genome, ATACAAATCTTCAGCTCCTCATATATCCACACTTATCACCTTAAGAAGTCGGCTTATATGAATGAAGTCGATGCATGATTGTGACTAAGAAAGAAAGATTTTGTGAATACTAGGTGGTTCTTGATAAAACGATGAATGGTAATATATGTCAGGCCTCATGGTTTTTATTCAATAACATCACTGTTTAGAGTTCTTTAAACAAATGGATCACATGACAGTAAATACCACAAGGTTAAACACATTCTCTGGCTCAGTGCAATAATGAACACGATTTAAGTGATTTGGTATTTTGGTTTAACTAAGACTTCAAGCCGAGCACGTGCATGTAGCTGACTCAGACTAGTTGGGACTAAGGTTTGTATTAAAATGATGCTGAATGTATTTAAGACAAAGCATGGATATCATCTTTTGAGAAACATACCGAGGATGCAGACACTTGATTGATCAGTGAGGTATTATAGCCTCTGACATTTGCAACAGCCTCAGCCATTTGTACCCGTGACACCCTATCTGGACCTCCAACATTTAAAAGCAACTGCATTTGTTTATGCCCTGATAAAGCATAATGAATTAGATTGTGTCGAAACACATTTATTGTATGTagagtaaaattgaaaaaaaggACCAGCAAACAACTTAGGCACAACAATTTGGAGGATGAAAAGTTGTTGCACAATAGATATCTTGAAAGAGGCAGTGTTCTTTATGTTTACAGAGAATTACTTCATAAGGCTAAAAAGTATTGTCACACTTCTTATGGGTCAAGCTTTTTGGATTAGTGGTTCTCAACATGGTAAGAAATACACGATATCAGAAGTATCAAATACTGGGTGCGTAATCATATTTTTAGTAGAGATAGCAATGGATCAGATTTGGGTAGGATTTCATATCCTCCGTCCCCGTCCCTGTATCTGTCTTCATTGGTattcaatttcatctatatcctCATACTCGTCCAATGATTGAATCTCCATATCCAACCCAAACCTACAATTGTATTTTCTTAACTTTGAATTATACCACGAATATTCACTGAATTgttgaaaaaattaaatataaaagtcATCAAATTAAACattatcaaaaaataaaaaagtattaGCCCTACCAAAATAGCATCAACTTTATACTGATAATTTTATTCATTCCATCAAACTAATATTATTCAACAAAAAAATATCAGAATTAAAATCATAGCCGagaaatcatataatatatttattaatttaatcagGTATGAGTAGCATTCTTTAAGATCCGTCTCAATCTTCATAACCGAAAATCCCAATATCCGATtactcatttatttaattgggtAAAAAATCCTCTCCATATTCTCCTCCATTCGAGTCGGGTATCGGATTCTCCGTCGAGTTCAGGGGAAATTATAATCCCTAAATTTTTCAGGCTGATGCCAAGACTTGATTACCATACAAGTGTACTCCTTGATCATTAACTATGGGTCCATGTTTCCGAGTAATAGGCTTCAACGCAAGGAGCAAGTTAAAAACATACAACTATTGTTAGCCATCCTTCTTAACCGGACAGACCTTCACTTTCAACGGATCATGGCAGGGGGCTCCATCTTCGAATCCAGCCAGCTACGTGGCCTATTTACTAGAAAACACAGCTGGAGCTACTCTATCACTAATGCAATGTTTGCCTACTCACAAGATCATATAAAGAAAGGCAATCCACGTGCGATGTGTCCCTAATCCTCATCTTCGAACACAAGTTCTCTCAACATCCCAAAGATGAAGAGAAAGTCCATCCTCAGCAATAAACCCCAATAAGCTTGAACTTTTGAGACAATTGGTTTCTAATACATaagttaaaaattaatttaaggaCATAAATAAGCTAACATTAGTCAACGATTATATGTAAGCCATTGTTCATCTTTCATTcaccatgtaagtatgtttttTTCTAAGACAAATTCATGTGGGTATGGAATAGAGGAATGGAACCCCAAACATTGATCAATGTTAAACTCAATGGTTCCTCTTGGTAAAACACAAAACCACAAAAAATCTAGAATGTTTTCAGGTGTGGTGTTGCCACGAGAAATGAAAGCACACATGCCACACCAATAAATCTGAATGGTACTGAATGCATATGGATATACGAGCAGAAGAGTCTTCTACCTGAAATCCATCGTTCAATCAATATTCTTGTGACATTAACAAGATCCTTCACATAGACAGGGCAACGAAATTCGTCATGAAAAAAATCCAAAGCCTCTCCCTTTGCAAGGACGCTATCCATCCACTGGACCACAAATATCTTGTTATCAGTTTGATTAAATCACATAGCTAACGTAATTACGTAACAAAATTATCTTCCTCCAGTTTATAGTTTGGGTAAGGAGTCTGGATTCAACCAGGAATATAAGACCAGTTCAGGTCACAGTGAAGTATCAATATCATAGGCAAATGTTTCATATGCTTCAAATATAAAATCATAGTTTGCTCATCGCTCATGATAAAAATCACTAACTGGAATATTAACTGGAAGATCCTTATTTCAATATGAATAATTATGGACTTGGAATTggaaacacattcaatcactagatacatattaattaaatatgtaatGATGTAGAGGTTCAATTAGCTTAATAATTTCAAAACTGAGGAAACCATGTAAATGTGGAAAATCTAGTGTGctgcattatatatatattcatcacttaaaagttaaatctcaAAGTAACATAAGTATACATATGAACCTGGACAGGAAGTGGTTTTGGAAGTGGTGCAATAGTTTGCTGTCCATATATGATACTGCTTCGCAAAATTGCAAAGTTTGGGTATTTTGCAGATATAAATCGCTCTGCCTCCACCTTGGATTTTCCATAAACATTCACAGGAAATACATCATCCTCTTCCTTGTAGAAGGATTTGGACCCTTCATAAACTGCATTAACGCCGAAACATAATTATTTTTTGCCCATGAATTTGAGTCATTTcacataattattaaaaaaacccACAAGACCTGTACCAAGACTAACCTTGATCAGTTGACAAATGAATAAGAAGAGTTTTGTTCTCTCTAAAGCTCAATAACCATTTCACAAGTGCGGTAGGCACATTAATGGCCATGGCAGCTTCTGGATCCATCTCACAGGCACGGGGAACGGAAATAGCAGCACAATTAATCACCACATCAGGCTGAAATATATACAAAAAGATTATTCGAAACAAACATTTTCTGAAATGATTGGCCATCAAATTTTTAAGCAATTGGTGTTACTGTCCTTTTCAAAGAATCCACCTTCAGTATTGATCCTAAAGAACTCTAACATATCTGACCAATTTACTTTCCCCTTCCCATACTCAAATCAAAGAAAATTCAATTTCATTCTAATCATATTGGATATAGAAAACATTTTTCCCCGTTGAGGATAATAAGAATCGGAAATGCAGTTCTTCCAAAATAGATTTTATTACCCACAGCCCAGCATATATCAGCTAAATCATAAGCCGTgggagaaaattaaaaaaagaaagaaagctAAACAACCACAATGCACCAACTTCGAGGAAAAGCATCGATCTTTGGGAACAACTCACCTGCCACAAGTGAAATACATAACCAAACAAATATCAACTAGCATCAAAAACCCAAAACTAGTAAATTGTGGGTCGATTTACTAAATTAAAAACCTGGCCGAATAAGTTAGAGATAGCGTCAAGGCCATCGCCAGTGCGTACATCGACATGGAACGGGAGCACGTGCGGAAGGGCATTGAGCAGCAGTTGAGGAGGCGGCTCAGTGTTGTACGTAAAAGCAAGCGATAATTGAGGATGGGCTTTGTAAGAAACGCCTAGTGATTGCAGAAGGTGCTGGCCTAAGTAGCCCGTGCCTCCAACGATAAGCACCCGCTTCAAGCTCATCATTCAccccctctctctctctcaaacACACACTGAACTGAAATTACAGGAAGCAGGAACTCGCATTTTTGTTTGGTAAATTGTTGGATTATATAAATATCTACTTATTAATTACGTTAAAGTATATAGGAAATTATGTTCAATTTTCCTGTAGCATaccaaaaaattataatattttattatttaattaaaatatttaaattaaagattTTGTTGAAATTGAAGAGGAAGAAAAGAGAGCACATGTATAATTCTGCAAAGGAGAAGATCAACTCAAAGTTGTAACAATGTGCTACTGATTTTAACAGATAACTATCCTATTTATACACAAAATAAAAGTGTTATCTCAAAgtgtatttttataatttaaaacacAACTTTAAATTTCACCTCAAGCTTGGAATAAGTTCACCATTCCAAGCTTTAACAATTTTCAGTTTTAATGTGTGATGTCTTGATTAACCTCATTACGTATCTTCTCTCAAACTAGATGGCAGTCAATCTCTATATGTTTCGTTCTTTCGTGATATATTGAATTTGCTGTGATGTGTAAAGCTGCAGTATTGTCACAGCACATCATCACTAGAAGTGTTAACTCCAATCCCATATCCTTTAAAATACCGACCAACCAAACTACTTCGCACGTTGTGTTAGTCATCGCTCTATACTCCGCCTCAGCTGAAGACCTTGAGACAGTCGCTCGTTTCTTAGTTTTCCATGAAATCAAGGATCCTCCCAGCTTAATGCAATATCCAGTTATGGATCTTCTAGTCATGGGACAAGTTCCCAATCAGAATCGCAATAGGTTGTCAATGAGAAAGAACACCGTGCCGAGAGTAAGATTCCCTTGTCAGATGCAGATTGTATATATCTCAACACTCTTAATGCTGCCTCCAAATGCGATGTCTTAGGATTGTTGATGAATTGACTTAGTGTTTGTACCGCAAAACAAATATCAAGCCTTGTCACTGTGAGGTATATGAGTCGGCCGACTAATCTCCGATATGCACTAGCATCTTCCAACAGAGGATCGACACCAGTGTCTTGCCCTGCACTATCATCAAAGTCTTTTGATGTAAGCTTACCATTTTGTTCCATATGATTATCACAAACCCTTGCACCAGATAGGTCTGCATTTGATATGAGTTCAAGAAcatattttctttggttcaaacACATCCTTTCCTTTGATCCAACAACTTCTATGCCAAGAAAGTATATTAATGTTCCCAAAT is a window encoding:
- the LOC142525752 gene encoding uncharacterized protein LOC142525752 isoform X2, with protein sequence MMSLKRVLIVGGTGYLGQHLLQSLGVSYKAHPQLSLAFTYNTEPPPQLLLNALPHVLPFHVDVRTGDGLDAISNLFGQPDVVINCAAISVPRACEMDPEAAMAINVPTALVKWLLSFRENKTLLIHLSTDQVYEGSKSFYKEEDDVFPVNVYGKSKVEAERFISAKYPNFAILRSSIIYGQQTIAPLPKPLPVQWMDSVLAKGEALDFFHDEFRCPVYVKDLVNVTRILIERWISGHKQMQLLLNVGGPDRVSRVQMAEAVANVRGYNTSLINQVSASSIF
- the LOC142525752 gene encoding uncharacterized protein LOC142525752 isoform X1, which produces MMSLKRVLIVGGTGYLGQHLLQSLGVSYKAHPQLSLAFTYNTEPPPQLLLNALPHVLPFHVDVRTGDGLDAISNLFGQPDVVINCAAISVPRACEMDPEAAMAINVPTALVKWLLSFRENKTLLIHLSTDQVYEGSKSFYKEEDDVFPVNVYGKSKVEAERFISAKYPNFAILRSSIIYGQQTIAPLPKPLPVQWMDSVLAKGEALDFFHDEFRCPVYVKDLVNVTRILIERWISGHKQMQLLLNVGGPDRVSRVQMAEAVANVRGYNTSLINQVSASSVDRGVKSPADISMDITKLIQTLAVSPTSYTEGVTLTLNAIPRSQQSP